The genomic segment GGCGACGGCCAGATCGGCGATGGTCGAATCCTCGGTCTCGCCCGAACGGTGGCTCATCACGGCGGTGTAACCCGCGCGATTGGCAATGGAGACTGCTTCCAGCGTTTCGGTGAGGCTGCCGATCTGGTTCACCTTCACCAGCAGCGAATTGGCCAGGCCCTTATCGATGCCCATGACGAGACGCTTGGGGTTGGTCACGAACAGATCGTCACCCACCAGCTGAACCTTGCCGCCGATCTTGTCTGTCAGCGCCTTCCAGCCTTCGAAATCATCTTCAGCCATGCCGTCTTCGATCGAGCGGATCGGATAGGCGGCACAGAGATCGGCGAGGTAATCGGCCATCTCGCCGGGCGAGAGCGACAGGCCTTCGCCGCTGATTTCATACTTGCCGGCCTTGAAGAATTCGGTCGAAGCGCAATCAAGCGCCAGCGCCACTTCCTCGCCCGGCTTGAAACCGGCCTTGGCGATGGATTCCATCACGAAGTCCAGCGCAGCACGGGTGCTGGCAAGGTTCGGGGCAAAGCCGCCTTCATCGCCCACTGCCGTGGACAGGCCCTTTTCCGAAAGCCCCTTCTTCAGCGTGTGAAAGATTTCCGCACCCCAACGAACCGCCTCTGCGATGCTGTCCGCACCGACCGGCATGATCATGAATTCCTGGAAATCGATCGGATTGTCCGCATGTTCGCCGCCATTGATGATGTTCATCATCGGCACGGGCAGAACATGGGCCGAAACACCGCCAATATAAGAATAGAGCGGCAGGCCGCGAGCATTAGCTGCCGCCTTGGCCACCGCGAGGCTGG from the Erythrobacter sp. SG61-1L genome contains:
- the eno gene encoding phosphopyruvate hydratase, whose protein sequence is MTAIIDIHGREILDSRGNPTVEVDVLLEDGSFGRAAVPSGASTGAHEAVELRDGDKGRYLGKGVLKAVDAVNGEISEVLLGLDAEDQREIDLAMIALDDTDNKARLGANAILGTSLAVAKAAANARGLPLYSYIGGVSAHVLPVPMMNIINGGEHADNPIDFQEFMIMPVGADSIAEAVRWGAEIFHTLKKGLSEKGLSTAVGDEGGFAPNLASTRAALDFVMESIAKAGFKPGEEVALALDCASTEFFKAGKYEISGEGLSLSPGEMADYLADLCAAYPIRSIEDGMAEDDFEGWKALTDKIGGKVQLVGDDLFVTNPKRLVMGIDKGLANSLLVKVNQIGSLTETLEAVSIANRAGYTAVMSHRSGETEDSTIADLAVATNCGQIKTGSLARSDRLAKYNQLIRIEEELGDSAHYAGAGCFGRLSA